GTGGACGAGATGAATCATCCGAGACGTGAATCAATGTGTTTTATGCGTCACAGTGACCTGGACAGAAGCTGGAAACAGCTGATACTGCCTGCAGGCTGTGGAGGCTTCGGGTCTCAGGGGGGGTGACTCAGGATCTCTTCCCAATGGACGCCAATTACAAAAACCATAAAATTTGCTATTTTTTTGACCCCTTGATCATCTCTAAATGAAGAAACAGGCTCAACGCTcggaaaaacacagaacacatcaGTTCCCAGTGCCAACCTGTATTATGTCCATACATATTTGAACTGGCTGTTCATCAATAACTAATAAAACCATCTCACGTGTGTTGATATGCATctttacagacattttacagTAGATTGCATTTGTTGATGAAGGGAAACTTAgactggggtgggggggggggggggggggggggacttagGGGGTagcagtttgttttcttatttttttggccagcagcaaacacaccCCCAATTCAGCTATCAATCACTTTGACACACTGgcttaaggtgtgtgtgtttgagagccCATATATCAGGAGCAGCTTCTGAAAAACAAGGGGTGGTGATATCGGAGGGGGCCTGGGGTgttggtgaaaagaaaatggctaATGCTCTCAAGTGATATGCCATCAATACCACAGAATCACACACGAGAAAAATCAGTGCGACAGAGAATCAAACTAAAATAACAAGACCAAGTGTACTGCCAGGCCATTCCGTCTGGATTATTGTAATGCAGatttacatgtctttgtcacaaaTATGATTGCTTACCTTCAGAGTGGTGCCAGACTTTTGGATGATCATATCTCCCCAATGTCAGCTTCTCTTCTTGCTGCAGGGCCCCAACTCGCTGGAACAGTTTACCAGAGGAACTTGGACTAGAAACGTCACGTCTGTTTATAAAACATCTCTCACACTGTACTTTTACATAATTAGCTTTTAGCTATTTCTTATGTTTCTTTTGGCATAGCATTTAACTGTTGagtttaaatgtcattttgttgtCTTTCATGTATAGTGTTATATTATgtgctgtttttaaatattgtattatttcctttgttttagagttattatcattaatagtattgctaaaaataaaaattcaagtGGTACCAGTTTAACTGCAATATTTGCTTTTCTGATTGATTCACAAACTGAAATTGGTCACTAATATTTTgggccaaaagaaaaatgctccAAAAACACCATTGCTCAATTAATTTGGCGATACATTTTGTAGTGGTTACTTACATTTGCCATTATCATTATCAAACTATTGCGTCTTTGGATTGTGTACTAGATTTATCTTTGATTTCGTGGCCACAGCGACCATCCAGTAAAGTGAAACAGCATCAGAATTAACAACccgtcttcatcatcacaccCAGCTCCATCCTGCATATCCCCATCTAACCTGCTGGCCATCTGCATTTCCCTTTAAAAGGGAGATGAATGATGTTAATCATGGGAGCTCTATTCATCCCTCAGCTCCTGCTCATCCTGCTGTAATAAAGCCGTCTGCCTACCGGAGTAATTGCTCTCATCTGTCTCAGTCCTATGAGCGAACACCTGACCGGATAAAAGCTCCAACTCTGTAACTCCCCTTCTGGCAGCGGTCGACACAAATTGAACTGAAACATCGACGCCTTTCCTGCAACTCTTCTTTATGCAAAACAGACTTTTGCAGGAAATAAAAGTACATATACGGTCCTGACTAATCACAACCATTGTATCTAGGATGAGGCAAACTTTAACAAAGactcttttatttgtttaaagacATCAGACACCAAATGTGTGCCGCTGCAGTTACCCTTCGAAGCGTCATCTTTTAAATTCACCAGTGTAAACAGAAATTTACTAACACCGAGccacaccacaaacacaaaaacaggctTATTGAggaaatttgattttgaaacaaactcaaaatatagtggtataatatatatacagtatacataaaAAGAAACTACCACTTGAAATTAGACAAATCCCATATTCACATTATTACAGTATAATAATCAGTGGCTGGTAACCGTAAGTAAATGCTTTTTTCGTGTCCCACTCTCGAAGGTTCATTCAACTAGCAGTAACGGCATGTTTGAtcgaaaacaaagaaaataaaatgttaagttTTAAGtgcaaccaaaaaaaatctatacattGCCTGTTTCTTTCTCAATCAGCGTCTCTACCATCTTAGGTAAAAATGCttccaggaaatgaaagaagtCAGAAAAAACTGCAGCCCTGTCACTGGTTGGCTCCAATATGAGCACTGCCCGAGTGATCTCCGTCCCGCCCACCATCTGGGGCTGGACGGTGAACTCCAGCGGCTCCTTGAGCTTGGGCTCCTTGTCAATGATGCGAGCTGTGACCTGGGACTCCATCTCCACGCAGCTGCCCTCCGGTCTCGAGTCTGTATCTTTGATCAGCTCCCTTCTCACTTTCCTCCTGCCCGCCCACACCATGTGCTTTTGCACACAGATCCAGTGAGGGAAATCTCGCCGGGTTTTTATTGCCAGTCTAGGCTTTTTACCCTGAGGCGACACAGAAGCATCGCTGCTGGATGACAGCTGCCTCTTGCCACCAACCTTAGAGCTACCTTCATTTTTGGGTTCAACGCTGTCCCAGCTGTCGTTCAGTGATGTGTTGAGGGAGGTCGGGGTAGTTTCCATTTCCTCTACGGCATGGACAGCTGAATCCTCACCAAAGACGGCATCTGCATCTGAGTGAGCGAGGTGACACCTGAGAACACTTTTGAGGACCTCCTCAACGGCAGCACAAACCTTCTGAAACCACAGCAGCCGGAAGCCTTCTCCCGCCATGTGAAGCTGGTTACGCAGCACTTCAGGGAGCGACGCCGACTTGAAGGGAATGCTAATGGTTGGTGCCTCCGATTTGGCATGTGCGACCTGGCCTTGGGGGGTGAATAAGCGCACCAGCCCCCATGACTTCCCCTTGGTGGATTTGCGCTGGTACTGCAGGCTGCGGCAATACTTCTCAGCCTCCTGGCACTCCCTCTGGAAGCAGCGCTGGGAGCGTTCATTCAGGTTTCCGGCTACGTTGTGGGACAGTTCAAAGGGGTCCAAGAGATTTAGGGGGGCCAATTTAGGACCATGGTGAGGGGTCTTGGTGGACGGTTCCTCTTGCatggcctcctcctctttattaCGGCTGAGGAAAGCAGTGATCGGGAGAGCACGGCCCTCCCTGACCGATATGACGCTACTTGCAAAATCAAATTTGGCAtagaaggagaagaagccaGACA
This Scophthalmus maximus strain ysfricsl-2021 chromosome 16, ASM2237912v1, whole genome shotgun sequence DNA region includes the following protein-coding sequences:
- the tut1 gene encoding speckle targeted PIP5K1A-regulated poly(A) polymerase isoform X2 yields the protein MTTRTSNGFSTVSNLSCVSWCLWMRRCSVSLSDLSWEKMRKRPEVCWFNSCKRFSWSFFRVTFVNTHVINSQILPFGSSVNTFGIHSCDLDLFLDLENTKVFQAHAKCTAEQAVEGTSEDGRSEDSILSDIDLSTASPAEVLDLVAAILKRCVPSVHKVHVVGSARLPVVKFHHRELNLQGDITINNRLALRNTRFLQLCSGTEDRLRPLVYTIRYWAKQKQLAGNPSGAGPLLNNYALTLLIIFYLQNCEPPVLPTVDQLKHMACEEEECVIEGWNCTFPSQPIAVPRSKNTQDLCSLLSGFFSFYAKFDFASSVISVREGRALPITAFLSRNKEEEAMQEEPSTKTPHHGPKLAPLNLLDPFELSHNVAGNLNERSQRCFQRECQEAEKYCRSLQYQRKSTKGKSWGLVRLFTPQGQVAHAKSEAPTISIPFKSASLPEVLRNQLHMAGEGFRLLWFQKVCAAVEEVLKSVLRCHLAHSDADAVFGEDSAVHAVEEMETTPTSLNTSLNDSWDSVEPKNEGSSKVGGKRQLSSSSDASVSPQGKKPRLAIKTRRDFPHWICVQKHMVWAGRRKVRRELIKDTDSRPEGSCVEMESQVTARIIDKEPKLKEPLEFTVQPQMVGGTEITRAVLILEPTSDRAAVFSDFFHFLEAFLPKMVETLIEKETGNV